CCACAAAGCACCTTTAATAACCGCTTTACTCCACGGGTGACTAACCCACTTAGTCAATCCTATTATCACGAGCAACAACAGATTGCAGGTTTTGCTGAAACTGTACGCAAAAAAATTCCACTTGCAAGTCAATCCACTCGCTTAACCAATAACGACGACAGCGGCGAACTTTACGAGCCTGGCATAGACTATGAGGAACAGTAGTATGCCAGAGACGCAAAGCATGGAAAGTGTCATCGCACTGGCCAAACAAGCCCAGGATAAACTCAAGCGCGAGAAGCAATTACATCAAGTGCGCCTGCAACAAAGTCGCCAACAAGCAAAGCCGCGTGTACGAAAAAAAAGAAAACAATAGTGATGCTGCAGCACCTAGCCCTAAATCTCTCTATTTATTTGCCCAATTTGATTTAATTTTCGGCGCACTCTGGGAACGCCAACACTATCAAGACCAAAATAAATTAAAAACCTATATCGAAAAATGGAACAATGTCCTCGAAGATATTCCACAACGCTATATCGAAGTTGCTTGTGAGAAAATGAGCATGATGCCCCGAGAAGAACTACGTTGGATTCCACGTTTCGGTGATTTTCTGCGTTTGTGTAGCCAAGTGCGCCCGCAAGAGCTTGGTTTTTTAAGCACGCGTTTAGCCTACGCAGAAGCCTACGCGCTGGTTAAACAACCACAAAAATTCCCTAACCGCCGTTGGAGTCATCCGGTCGTCTTCGCTACTGCAACTACACTATTCAACAAAGAAACCCCCAACCACAGCATTAATAAAAGTGAATATGCTATTTTCCGCACGCTTTATATCGAGAACATCAAACGTTTTTTAAATGGTGAATCTTTCCCTAACCCAACGATTGTCCAACGCAGCTTGTCTCATAAAGCCAAACGCAGCACCACACTTGGCAACAGCCACCTTAGTAAGCTCAAAGCAAAATTTTCTAAAGCTTAAATGTTAAAAATAGAAAAGAGCGTGAAAATACGCTCTTTTTCAAGAAAAACTTAAAACAAAAAGGTCGCTATCAATATTAATAATTAGAATTGACAAGCACTTTTTCACCCAAACTGCCATTATGTGGCATCGGTCGATTCGTCGAATTAAGTGATCTTAGCACACGAATACCTTCAGCACCTGCTTTACGCGCATCAACTATATCACCATCTGAATCACCATAATAAAGCTTAATTTTTAACTTTTTAATATAAGGCGTTTTAGAGCCATGTTTTGGTCCAGCAAAAATAACTTTATTCATATCCGCTTTTGGAATATGAAAATCCCTTTGTAAAATGGCTGTCACATCTTCAGTTTTGGTTGCTGGCCGACCGGTAATAAAATAAATATGATCACCACGCTTTAGGTGCATATTAATTAATTTAATTGCTGATTTTTTAGGAATAGAAAACTTATCCCAACCGTTATTCATTTTTTGCCAAAACTTTGGATTTTTCAAGTAAGCCAGACTATGCGGTGAAAACTCTTGCTTACCTCGATAAAAACCAGGGCTAGAAGATAACAGTGTATCATCAATGTCAAAACCAACATTCATCGCTGGCTTGCCTTTCAAGCTTTCAGCAATTTGAGCAACAGAGACCCAATGAATCGGCTGTCGATTTTCCAGCTGGCTCATCGTCACACCTGGATTCAATGACTGAGACTTCGCTACTGGTGCCGCTTGAGCGAACGAGGCAAAACCTAAGCCTGAAACTAGCATCAATACCCCAAGAGCATATTCTTTTTTTATCATTACTAATTACTCACACTTTCTCATTAAAAATCAATAAACTGCTATTTTTTAAAATAATAAATTGCCAACTCTTTTATCACTTGACCATTATTATTAACTCGAGCAATGCCAATGCCTAATACTTTAACCTGCGCCGGTTTGAAGTGTTCACCAAAGCGAGACATAAAATTAGTCAGTTGGCTCTGATTGCTCTTGGCTAATATTGTAATATGCGGCTGAAAATTACTAAATACATTTGGACTGCCATAACGCTTAAATGCTTCAAGTTTATTTGGATACTTTAAGACCCAATTGGGCAACTTAGGGTTAGCAGCTCGAAGCGGCTCTGCTGCAAGAGTCACCTCATCGGCTAAACGTTGCAACTTACGGCTATTTTTCACCTGCAGCATCAACCAGTTGTTTTTTGTAGGCTGTAACCGATCAAACTTTACAGCAAACGGCGACCAGCGGCTGGCTAACCTTTTCACTTGTTTTTTTAAAGAATCAAGCGTAGTTGCTGGGTAGCCTGTGAGATAAAGCGTAATATGCGGTAAATAACCTTGCTTAAATAATGACTCTAACCCCACCTGCTGCAACTCTTCACTAATTTTATTCACGGTATGATGCGCTGCTTTATCAGGCACTAGAAAAATATCATAACTTACACTTCCAGCCGCCATCGAGCTCTGTAAAACCACACAGCACAATAAAGCAATGCTAAAGAACATGCCTTTAAACATACAACTCCCACTGTAAGCGCAAATAAAATAGCCTCTACAATACAATAAGGAGAGTTATTTTACCAATATAAAAACCAGAGTATCATTAATAAACAGTATCAAGATAGGCAATCACTAAAGTATGTTAATGTGAACTATCAAACTTAAATTGAAATATTACTTCACTCACTGTGCAAAATAATTAATGGGGCTGACAGCTGCTAAAGTTCTTTGAGCAACTTTTTAAGATCAGCCCCGAAGCTCTCTATGGATATGCCATGAGCTGGAGCTTAGAAAAAGTAGCAAGATACCTATCCCCCTTGAAATACTAATCACTCCTTCTCAGTACATGAAAAAATCTTATCCTGCTTTCATAAAGTGCTTAGCTAAACAAGCCCAAGGTACTTCCTAGCAATTGCTATATGCGGGTATAAAGCACCTCGTGACCTCTCTAGTTGTAGCATTTTAAAACACGTTTCAATTTCGTTTTGACAGTTTAGACTTAGAGCTACAAGGCTTTAAAAAAAGAAGTGGGTTTTAGAGCATTTCGTTTTACCAACTTAACAAATAACTTCGAATTATATAATTTTCTCAAAATCTAAAATTTTACTGGATTGAATAACTAGACCAAGGTTCATTGGTATGCGTGATTCAGAAATTGGTTGTGTTGAGGTGGGTACTTCAACAACCTTTATTTCACCTGTAGCAGTATGCTGAGGGCCTGCATACAAAGTACCTAATAAACTTATTCGATTACCAATACAAACATTACCAGTTTCATCTACATAACTCCCAAAATTCGCAAGAAAAACTGGTGACCCACTCGAACCTGGAAAGCAGGCTGCATCTATCATAAATACAGGTTTCCCATTATACGGAATCTTAGCATGAGTGGCGGTTATTCCTCTTCTAACTATAGGTAAGTTATGCTTCTCATCCCAAATACCTGTTGGATAACCAATCATAACTATTTCTTCCATAACTGTCAGAGAGGTAAGCAGCTTTTCATTGGCTATGTCCTTCTCAGATAAATTAATAAAATAAGGCTTGATTCCTAAAGGCTTGATTTTAATTTGATTTAAAAGGAGTTTAAGAGGGAAAATAGCCAAATCGATACTTGGGTCAGGATGTAAAGTCCAATATGAAAGCCAGTTCTTATACTCTACTGGAAAATGATTTCCTAAATCTACCTTACCATCTGTTCCTTTCTGAGAAATATAAAACTTTCCATTTTTAGTATTATCAATAACGTGCCTGTTTGTAATAATATAAGAGTCTCCTTTAGTAAATTTGAAAAAAATAGCCTGACCCAAGCCTAAATTCTCCATCAAGTGAAACGCTCTCAAGCCTAACCGTGCTATGAATCAACTGCTCCATAATCCCAATACTGTTGCCCATATATTACTCCTTAGCAGCCTATATACACTCAATCAATAAACATTCTACAAAATAAGGCTATGCTTGAAAATAAAAGGCCAAGGAAACCACTGTGGAACTGTCTAGTTTAATATTGCTGCTAGCTTTTATCACAATTATAGCGACTGTAATATTCACACATTTATTTAGTATCAGGCTTAAATACGTGCAAGCATGGGGAGTACCAATCTCTGTTGCTTTTATAGGTATGCTAGGTTCATACATTGTTGTTCTTGAAGAAAGCAAAAGTAGGCAAGCTCTCGCAGAATTAGATAGAAGTTTAACTCAAAGAATATCAACGGAAGATAGAGAAATTAAAATACTCGATATTTTTATGGCAGGAATATTAAGTAGATATGATAAAAATAAAGAACTAGCTCTAAGAGTGCTATCATCGACAGACGGAAAAATTGCAGAAAACTTGGCTAAAGCTGTCGCCGATAGTGAAAGCCCAGACTCTAAGCTCCATACTCTAGCTAAAGAAATCATCAAAAAATATAAAGATGCGGGAAACTCGTTTCCTGTTGTATTCTCATCGAAAGACGAGCTTGCTGCCAAAAAAATATGCTGAAAATCTAAATAAAAAGAAGCTAAAGTATCGCTCTGAAGTTTATTTATCTGATAATGGTTATTATGCTGTAACCCTTGGCAGTGGCTTATCTCTCAAAAAAGCAGAACAGAGAGTTAAATATGCTAAGAGTAAAACTAACATTACAGATGCATATGTGCGCACTTCCGATAAGTTCGGCAGTAATTTAATGAAAAAATAATTTCAATTGTTAGTGGAAACTAAGTCAAAAAGAGAGTTTTATAAACTTTTCTGCTTAGCCTAAGCGGCCCATAGACAATGTAAACCAATACTCCCTGGGAAAGATAAAGCGACACAGCCGATAGGGAAGTTCAACAGAAAAGAGCAAGGTAGGAGTAACTCATGAAATAAAAAAACGAACTCATTTTAAACTTTTACAAAGGACGCGGCAATCTTGGCCTCAACTAGCTATCACGACCAAATCTACAATGATTGTACAATATAACTCATTTATAGCTTAAGATTTTGTGTACACAGCAATGTTTTTAATGATAATTAGGGACACGCTTTTTAGGTAAGCTGTTGATTTTATTGGTCGGGACGGTAGGATTTGAACCTACGACCACTTACACCCCATGCAAGTACTCTACCAGGCTGAGCTACGCCCCGAACCAGCGCTTATTATACCGAACCCGGTTTAAAAATAAAGCAATACACATCATTTAAATGATTAAATGCCATACTCTCATTCAAGGCAAACAAAAAAGCACCGTCAAGGTGCTTTTTTAGTGCTTTTGCTTAAAGCTCAGAGTTTACCCTAGCGCGCAATTTTTGCCCGGCTCTAAAGGTCACTACTCGGCGAGCAGAAACCGCGACCTCCTCCCCAGTTTTTGGGTTACGGCCAGGGCGCTCCTTTTTATCGCGCAGCATAAAATTACCAAAACCAGAAAGTTTAACGATCTGGCCTTTCTCTAAGGCATTTTGAACTTCTTCAAAAAACAAGTCCACGATCATTTTTGCATCTTGCTTGTTCACGCCAAGGTCCGCAAAAAGTTTATCCATTAATACGGCTTTTGTTAACGCCATCGAAATTACTCCCGTAATACTGCTCCGAAGGTCGTCATTAATTTGTTTTTAACCTTCTCTATGAGAGCTGCAACATCCTCTTCTGTAAGCGTGCGTGACAAATCTTGTAAAATCAAGCTAAGTGCAATACTTTTCTGACCTTTTTCAATCCCTTCACCCTGATAAACATCGAAAATACGAGCGTCTTGTAATTGCTCTGGTACAACCTCAGTCACTGCAGCAATGAGGTCAGCTGCATTTATCGCCTCATCAACTAATAAAGCCAAGTCACGTTTAATACTTGGATAGCGCGATAAAGCCTGGGCTTGAGGCAATTTAGCGGCTGAAATTGCTTGCAAATCAAGCTCGAATAAAAAAGCTTTGCCTTTAACATTCAGTTTCTGCGCTAAATGCGGATGCAACGCGCCTATCACCCCTGCACATTTACCATTAACCTTCACTTGTGCACACTGACCTGGATGCAGCGCACTATGTTCAGCGGCTTTAAAGCTAATCTCTGATTTTGTTAAAGCCAATAGTGCTTCAAGATCACCTTTTAGATCATAAAAATCAGCAGCAGTTTGACCACTCCA
This genomic stretch from Piscirickettsia litoralis harbors:
- a CDS encoding 2'-5' RNA ligase family protein, with product MFKGMFFSIALLCCVVLQSSMAAGSVSYDIFLVPDKAAHHTVNKISEELQQVGLESLFKQGYLPHITLYLTGYPATTLDSLKKQVKRLASRWSPFAVKFDRLQPTKNNWLMLQVKNSRKLQRLADEVTLAAEPLRAANPKLPNWVLKYPNKLEAFKRYGSPNVFSNFQPHITILAKSNQSQLTNFMSRFGEHFKPAQVKVLGIGIARVNNNGQVIKELAIYYFKK
- the aphA gene encoding acid phosphatase AphA, translating into MIKKEYALGVLMLVSGLGFASFAQAAPVAKSQSLNPGVTMSQLENRQPIHWVSVAQIAESLKGKPAMNVGFDIDDTLLSSSPGFYRGKQEFSPHSLAYLKNPKFWQKMNNGWDKFSIPKKSAIKLINMHLKRGDHIYFITGRPATKTEDVTAILQRDFHIPKADMNKVIFAGPKHGSKTPYIKKLKIKLYYGDSDGDIVDARKAGAEGIRVLRSLNSTNRPMPHNGSLGEKVLVNSNY
- a CDS encoding integration host factor subunit alpha; protein product: MALTKAVLMDKLFADLGVNKQDAKMIVDLFFEEVQNALEKGQIVKLSGFGNFMLRDKKERPGRNPKTGEEVAVSARRVVTFRAGQKLRARVNSEL
- a CDS encoding S1 family peptidase, whose translation is MENLGLGQAIFFKFTKGDSYIITNRHVIDNTKNGKFYISQKGTDGKVDLGNHFPVEYKNWLSYWTLHPDPSIDLAIFPLKLLLNQIKIKPLGIKPYFINLSEKDIANEKLLTSLTVMEEIVMIGYPTGIWDEKHNLPIVRRGITATHAKIPYNGKPVFMIDAACFPGSSGSPVFLANFGSYVDETGNVCIGNRISLLGTLYAGPQHTATGEIKVVEVPTSTQPISESRIPMNLGLVIQSSKILDFEKII
- a CDS encoding replication protein P, translating into MYEKKENNSDAAAPSPKSLYLFAQFDLIFGALWERQHYQDQNKLKTYIEKWNNVLEDIPQRYIEVACEKMSMMPREELRWIPRFGDFLRLCSQVRPQELGFLSTRLAYAEAYALVKQPQKFPNRRWSHPVVFATATTLFNKETPNHSINKSEYAIFRTLYIENIKRFLNGESFPNPTIVQRSLSHKAKRSTTLGNSHLSKLKAKFSKA